Proteins from a single region of Pseudomonas sp. 10S4:
- a CDS encoding FAD-dependent monooxygenase, whose protein sequence is MNTLSTLAPKHFGPGNTPTVMIVGAGPIGLSLAIMLKKWGVSFRIIEKNAGPSTATKAMAIHSRTLEIFRDLGVADQAINDGFTINQFSVQSNAKRVLNYNFSYLDTTYPLLLSLPQPQTEKILLERLNKLGVDVEWNTELVDIENQPGSVRMTLHHADGNDESFTSRWVVACDGARSNIRKRLEMPFEGSSYDRFFMLADADIEWSGSKDEGAFFLGAQDGYVAVAPISAQSRYRLFIEMPYDLPPEDERPSLSLENFQRLCEGRGQKMTLSNISSTTIASFQHRRVQSLQQGSVFLVGDSAHIGSPIGGQWMNLGVSEAYNLAWKMAYVDQGLADQSLLESYNEERYPVALEVENTAHRLTALITLRHRALVWLRDNVLPLLSNRRKVQRKLPTMISGHQYHYGKSEYIQESLTKKQRMNWDKKGKKPEFQTSAPRAGQLAPDVELWQLQGMPPKRLIDLFQGTFTLLIFSAADQFSPLLPGYYSLAESVEKDYPGIKAYCVIDALGSSELPFWHSTLLDPDWRLHKRYHAKEGTLMLIRPDGYIAFQGADAITLFTYLNVRSGLLKGARKTTSSEIDAVELQF, encoded by the coding sequence ATGAACACTCTGAGCACGTTGGCACCCAAGCACTTCGGCCCCGGTAACACCCCGACAGTAATGATCGTCGGTGCTGGCCCTATTGGCCTGTCCCTGGCAATCATGCTGAAAAAGTGGGGCGTCTCTTTTCGCATTATTGAAAAGAACGCCGGCCCCTCGACCGCTACCAAGGCGATGGCCATCCATTCCAGAACCCTGGAAATTTTTCGCGATCTGGGTGTTGCCGATCAGGCCATCAACGACGGGTTCACGATCAACCAGTTTTCGGTGCAGTCGAACGCCAAACGGGTGCTGAACTACAACTTCTCCTACCTGGATACGACCTATCCCCTGCTGCTCAGCCTGCCACAGCCGCAGACAGAAAAGATTCTGCTTGAGCGACTTAACAAGTTGGGTGTGGATGTCGAGTGGAATACCGAACTGGTCGATATAGAAAACCAGCCGGGATCCGTGCGAATGACGCTCCATCATGCGGATGGCAACGACGAATCCTTTACCAGTCGGTGGGTGGTCGCGTGCGACGGTGCTCGCAGCAACATTAGAAAACGTCTTGAGATGCCCTTCGAAGGATCGTCCTACGACCGTTTCTTCATGCTGGCCGATGCCGATATCGAGTGGTCTGGAAGCAAGGACGAAGGGGCTTTCTTCCTGGGTGCGCAGGATGGTTATGTGGCGGTCGCACCGATCAGCGCCCAATCCCGTTATCGACTGTTCATCGAGATGCCCTACGACCTGCCGCCAGAAGATGAGCGCCCTTCCTTGAGCCTGGAGAATTTTCAGCGGTTGTGCGAAGGACGCGGGCAAAAGATGACGCTGTCCAATATTTCATCGACCACCATCGCCTCCTTTCAACATCGTCGCGTGCAGTCGCTGCAACAAGGCTCTGTGTTTCTGGTGGGCGATTCGGCTCATATCGGCAGCCCGATCGGCGGGCAATGGATGAACCTGGGTGTTTCCGAGGCCTACAACCTGGCGTGGAAAATGGCCTATGTCGATCAGGGCCTGGCGGATCAATCACTGCTGGAAAGCTACAACGAAGAACGCTACCCGGTCGCCCTGGAAGTCGAGAACACGGCACACCGACTGACCGCACTGATAACCCTCAGGCATCGCGCCCTCGTTTGGCTGCGCGACAATGTTCTGCCACTGCTGAGCAACAGGCGCAAGGTTCAGCGCAAGTTGCCCACGATGATTTCCGGTCATCAGTACCACTATGGCAAAAGTGAGTACATTCAAGAATCGCTGACGAAAAAGCAGCGCATGAATTGGGACAAAAAAGGGAAGAAACCCGAATTCCAGACGTCTGCGCCTCGCGCAGGTCAACTGGCTCCCGATGTTGAATTGTGGCAACTGCAAGGTATGCCGCCAAAACGCTTGATCGACTTGTTCCAAGGAACCTTCACGCTGCTGATTTTCAGCGCAGCCGATCAGTTTTCCCCTTTGCTACCGGGCTACTACTCGCTGGCCGAGTCGGTGGAGAAGGATTACCCAGGCATCAAGGCTTATTGCGTCATTGATGCTTTGGGTAGCTCCGAGCTGCCTTTCTGGCACTCAACGTTGTTGGACCCCGATTGGCGGCTGCACAAGCGCTACCATGCCAAAGAGGGCACATTGATGCTGATTCGTCCTGACGGCTACATCGCTTTTCAGGGGGCTGATGCAATCACGCTCTTCACTTATCTGAACGTAAGATCCGGGCTGCTCAAAGGGGCCAGAAAAACAACATCTTCCGAGATCGACGCAGTGGAACTCCAATTTTAA
- a CDS encoding HAD-IB family hydrolase, whose product MQANSTQPVLAVFDFDGTLTDRHTFWRYMRFIVGTKSFWLRIVPLLPKMLSVILGITPLMQARLAFIACYLGGLSVEQEREHAKYFITEQLPLWLRPEALRRLQWHQSMGHVTALVSNSPENYLIPWGQAAGFDYICGTRLATAKNKLTGGISGTNCVEREKVTRLKGCLSNLDDFYIYAYGDSSGDDALLGIANSPFYRNWY is encoded by the coding sequence ATGCAAGCAAATAGCACACAACCGGTACTGGCCGTTTTCGACTTTGACGGCACACTGACCGACAGGCATACGTTCTGGCGCTACATGCGTTTTATCGTGGGAACCAAGTCGTTTTGGCTAAGGATCGTTCCCCTACTGCCCAAAATGCTCAGTGTGATCCTTGGTATCACACCGTTGATGCAGGCGCGCCTCGCGTTCATTGCCTGCTATCTGGGCGGCCTGTCAGTTGAGCAAGAGCGCGAACATGCCAAATATTTCATTACCGAACAGCTACCGCTCTGGCTCAGGCCCGAGGCCTTGCGCCGGCTGCAATGGCATCAGTCCATGGGACATGTCACGGCGCTGGTCAGCAACTCGCCGGAGAACTATCTGATTCCCTGGGGGCAGGCAGCAGGTTTTGACTATATATGCGGCACCCGCCTGGCGACTGCGAAGAACAAACTGACTGGCGGGATATCAGGTACCAACTGTGTTGAGAGAGAAAAAGTCACACGGCTGAAAGGCTGTTTGAGCAACCTTGATGACTTTTACATTTATGCCTACGGAGACTCATCAGGTGACGATGCTCTGCTCGGCATTGCCAACTCTCCCTTCTATAGAAACTGGTACTAA
- a CDS encoding class I adenylate-forming enzyme family protein, whose product MKSLSYKEGFLHRFVGFSESFPDHIAIRNLDAEEETVTYRGLRIKAEECNGALKSLGVLPGDKVAVVLPNGVEFIAYYLAIIGRGATPVILNYKLTPFEMSSVISIARPTLVVTTETLFEQHSETFQPAYGVQHSLVLNTASEPSSPLPDNATADSQLPRQAEPLLLPEGNPIVSVQFTYRGTGKPLAVSHRYLDLTQSSDGLHEQFHLQGVGSVHLVTLPLYAIFGLSVMMVFPLSVGATLLMTNTLLNRDLAEVLSQHQVTFACLVPDVIRYFNTRLAKRKGALLPMHPQLMIYSGGSHLPADEAEKLGRLLGCNPVLQGYGLTESMPVIVQSSIGKVHRGAMGQPIRNVELRVVDAQGRDVATGRIGELLIRGSMVIDGYNDAADANARFFRDGWLHTGDLVWRDDDGHVFFYCQRLRISKIKAQMVDLTEIESIALKHPGVVRAKAYIVPDNKEVNVLHLCVEGSGDLTQSAISTLLSRYLSGFKLPRTIEIISLKEEIHASK is encoded by the coding sequence ATGAAAAGCCTTTCATATAAAGAAGGTTTTCTGCATCGGTTCGTCGGTTTTTCAGAATCGTTCCCAGACCACATTGCTATCAGGAACCTGGACGCGGAAGAAGAGACCGTCACTTACCGTGGGTTGCGAATAAAGGCTGAAGAGTGCAACGGCGCACTCAAAAGTCTAGGTGTATTGCCGGGCGACAAAGTGGCGGTTGTTCTACCCAATGGGGTGGAGTTCATCGCTTACTATCTGGCGATCATCGGGCGTGGGGCGACTCCGGTTATCCTCAACTACAAACTGACGCCATTCGAAATGAGCAGCGTCATCAGTATTGCCCGGCCGACGCTGGTCGTGACGACCGAAACGCTATTCGAGCAACATAGCGAGACATTTCAGCCTGCCTACGGCGTTCAGCACTCCTTGGTGTTGAACACCGCAAGCGAGCCATCCTCTCCCCTGCCCGACAACGCAACGGCCGATTCACAGCTTCCTCGACAGGCCGAACCTTTGTTACTGCCCGAAGGCAATCCGATCGTCTCGGTACAGTTCACGTATAGGGGCACCGGTAAACCTCTGGCCGTTTCTCACCGCTACCTTGACCTGACGCAATCGAGCGATGGGCTGCATGAGCAGTTTCATCTTCAAGGGGTCGGATCCGTTCATCTGGTGACGCTGCCGCTGTATGCCATCTTCGGACTGTCCGTGATGATGGTCTTTCCATTGAGCGTGGGCGCCACCCTGTTAATGACCAACACCCTGCTCAATAGGGATCTGGCGGAAGTCTTGTCCCAGCATCAGGTCACCTTTGCCTGCCTGGTGCCTGACGTCATTCGCTACTTCAATACGCGACTGGCCAAACGCAAAGGCGCGCTATTGCCGATGCACCCACAACTGATGATTTATTCAGGTGGCAGCCATCTACCGGCCGACGAAGCCGAGAAACTGGGAAGGCTGCTGGGGTGCAATCCGGTGCTGCAAGGCTATGGATTGACCGAGAGCATGCCAGTGATAGTCCAGAGTTCGATTGGCAAGGTCCATCGAGGCGCCATGGGGCAGCCGATTCGCAACGTAGAACTGCGGGTCGTCGATGCTCAGGGTCGAGACGTCGCAACTGGGCGTATCGGCGAACTGTTGATACGCGGCTCGATGGTGATTGACGGATATAACGATGCAGCAGACGCCAATGCCCGGTTCTTCCGTGATGGCTGGCTACACACGGGGGATCTGGTCTGGCGGGACGATGATGGACATGTGTTCTTCTATTGCCAACGCCTGCGAATCTCGAAGATTAAAGCGCAAATGGTCGACCTGACCGAAATCGAATCCATTGCCCTGAAGCATCCTGGCGTGGTGCGCGCAAAGGCTTACATCGTCCCTGACAACAAGGAGGTCAACGTATTGCACCTGTGCGTTGAAGGGAGCGGTGACCTGACCCAGAGCGCTATCTCCACCCTGCTCTCGCGCTACCTCTCAGGCTTCAAACTGCCCAGAACTATCGAGATTATCTCTCTCAAGGAAGAGATCCATGCAAGCAAATAG
- a CDS encoding SDR family oxidoreductase: MEYAFVTGATGLLGNNLVHALLKRNIKVKALVRSVEKAKKQFGNLPVEFVEGDMLNVDAFSHALQGCDALFHTAAYFRDSYKGGKHWQKLYDTNVTGTERLLQAAYAAGIRRAVHTSSIAVLKGNKDQVIDETMSRSESDADDYYLSKILSEQKIQEFLLQHPDMFIAMVLPGWMFGPGDIGPTSSGQFLLDFVGMKLPGVLPGSFSVVDARDVAEHQLAAITRGRSGERYLAAGNHMNMKSIFQALSSVSGVKAPERKIPLFMLRIIALIYEGYYRVTKKPVLISTSTVKLIEQEQGRTHFSHNKSLKELECKFRPVAETLTDTLDWYRKNNYINA, encoded by the coding sequence ATGGAATATGCCTTCGTTACAGGCGCTACTGGCCTGCTCGGTAATAATCTGGTTCATGCGCTTTTAAAGCGAAATATCAAAGTAAAAGCACTGGTTCGTTCCGTAGAGAAAGCCAAGAAGCAGTTCGGCAATCTGCCTGTCGAATTTGTCGAAGGCGACATGCTCAATGTCGACGCCTTCAGCCATGCCCTACAAGGCTGTGATGCCTTGTTTCATACAGCTGCCTACTTCCGCGACAGCTACAAAGGTGGAAAACACTGGCAGAAACTGTATGACACCAACGTCACCGGGACCGAGCGATTATTGCAAGCTGCTTACGCCGCCGGCATTCGTCGTGCAGTCCATACTTCATCCATTGCCGTATTGAAGGGCAATAAAGACCAAGTGATCGATGAGACGATGTCTCGCAGCGAATCGGATGCTGACGATTACTACTTGAGTAAAATACTGTCCGAGCAAAAAATTCAGGAATTTTTGTTGCAACACCCGGACATGTTCATCGCCATGGTATTACCGGGCTGGATGTTTGGCCCCGGGGATATCGGCCCAACTTCATCAGGACAGTTCCTGCTCGACTTTGTCGGAATGAAATTGCCTGGCGTGCTGCCTGGAAGTTTTTCCGTAGTAGATGCCCGGGATGTGGCGGAACATCAGCTCGCAGCAATCACACGCGGCAGATCCGGAGAACGTTATCTGGCAGCCGGTAACCATATGAACATGAAAAGCATTTTCCAGGCACTCTCCAGTGTCAGCGGCGTAAAAGCCCCGGAGCGAAAAATCCCGTTGTTCATGCTGCGAATAATTGCCTTGATATATGAAGGCTATTACCGAGTTACGAAAAAGCCGGTACTCATCAGTACCTCCACCGTAAAACTCATAGAGCAAGAGCAAGGGCGCACTCATTTCAGCCATAACAAAAGCCTAAAAGAGCTGGAGTGCAAGTTCCGCCCCGTAGCTGAAACATTGACCGACACCCTGGACTGGTACCGGAAAAATAACTACATAAATGCGTAA
- a CDS encoding TetR/AcrR family transcriptional regulator produces the protein MVRKGFHSASVNAISEEAGFSKGAFFQTLQVSQTCFYN, from the coding sequence ATGGTTAGGAAAGGCTTTCACTCCGCCAGTGTCAATGCTATATCTGAGGAGGCCGGCTTTTCAAAGGGAGCATTTTTTCAAACTTTACAAGTAAGTCAGACCTGCTTCTACAATTAA
- a CDS encoding MFS transporter, giving the protein MQLAVKREYWLISGLLFFFFFSWSSSYSLFSIWLHRVIGLNGTETGFIFAANAIAALLIQPFYGALQDRLGLSKKLLVWIGILLCAAAPFAIYVYASLLAQNVVLGAVVGAAFLALAMLAGVGVIESYTERLSRHAGFEFGTTRMWGSLGWASATGIVGVVFNIDPDIAFYMSSTAGVVFLLILFRLDLSRFNQPKVQTGEEAAKPVRLHDLWTLLTLPRFWAFSLYLTGVCGIYMIYEQQFPVYFSSFFPTPEEGTRAYGYLNSSQVLVEAVLMLFAPWVVSRTGAKYGLILAGSIMFVRILGSGLATEAWTIAACKMLHALEVPILLVSIFKYISFNFDSRLSASIYLVGFQFAQQLTAMLLSPLVGYGYDHIGFSSVYVLMAGLVGGCLLLSWNLLRTDPVRKPSQAKVAESLELPAIAQSATRYEP; this is encoded by the coding sequence ATGCAGCTTGCAGTCAAACGTGAGTACTGGCTTATCAGTGGTTTGTTGTTTTTCTTCTTCTTTTCGTGGTCATCCAGCTATTCGCTTTTCTCGATCTGGCTTCATCGAGTCATTGGACTGAATGGCACGGAAACCGGATTTATTTTCGCAGCCAACGCCATTGCGGCACTGCTGATTCAGCCGTTCTATGGCGCTCTTCAAGACCGACTTGGGCTGTCCAAAAAGCTCCTGGTGTGGATTGGCATCCTGCTCTGTGCCGCCGCCCCGTTTGCGATTTATGTATATGCCAGCCTGCTGGCGCAGAACGTGGTGTTGGGCGCCGTGGTCGGCGCGGCTTTCCTGGCGCTTGCAATGCTCGCGGGAGTGGGCGTGATCGAGTCGTATACGGAGAGGCTGTCGCGTCATGCGGGATTTGAGTTCGGGACAACCAGAATGTGGGGGTCGCTGGGCTGGGCCAGCGCGACAGGCATTGTCGGCGTGGTCTTCAACATTGACCCGGACATCGCGTTTTACATGAGCAGCACTGCCGGCGTCGTGTTCTTGTTAATCCTGTTTCGACTGGATTTGAGCAGGTTCAACCAACCAAAAGTGCAAACCGGTGAGGAAGCCGCCAAGCCCGTACGCCTGCACGATCTTTGGACATTGCTGACACTGCCGCGTTTCTGGGCATTCAGCTTGTACCTGACTGGTGTGTGTGGGATCTACATGATCTACGAACAGCAGTTTCCGGTGTATTTCTCCTCGTTTTTCCCCACCCCAGAGGAGGGCACCCGAGCCTACGGCTACCTGAATTCATCCCAGGTACTCGTCGAGGCGGTATTGATGCTATTCGCCCCCTGGGTGGTCAGCCGCACGGGCGCCAAATACGGATTGATCCTGGCCGGCAGCATCATGTTCGTGCGTATTCTTGGCTCCGGGCTGGCAACGGAGGCCTGGACCATCGCTGCCTGCAAGATGTTGCACGCTTTGGAAGTGCCAATCCTGCTGGTCTCGATATTCAAATACATTTCGTTCAACTTCGATTCCAGGTTGTCCGCCTCTATCTATCTGGTGGGATTCCAGTTCGCCCAGCAATTGACCGCAATGCTGCTGTCGCCGCTCGTGGGCTACGGCTACGACCATATTGGGTTCTCGAGCGTTTACGTGCTGATGGCTGGCCTGGTCGGTGGTTGCCTGCTGCTGTCATGGAACCTGTTGCGCACGGACCCGGTCCGAAAACCCTCCCAAGCAAAGGTTGCCGAATCGCTGGAGCTTCCTGCCATTGCTCAATCTGCCACTCGTTACGAACCCTAG
- a CDS encoding LacI family DNA-binding transcriptional regulator, whose amino-acid sequence MASVKDVARLAGVSFMTVSRALNTPEKLNQETLAKVRQAVEALGYVPSLSARKIRGGHSSGKTIGVFALDTATTPFAVEMLLSMERTARENGWNVFILNVFEAPPSQQAIDLMLSHQPDGIIFSAMQLRTVEIPPVLRSLPLVLSNCMSSEPGVACYVPDDADGQYQAVRQVLKRGYRHPLCINLPQASLAWEPRQMGLRRALTEAGMSADDVPQYNLSTDDAYQETIGVLENQLRGLKGRPAFDLLICGNDRIALVAYQFLLGRGLRIPAEVAVLGYDNMIGVAELFYPPLSTVQLPYYEMGRRAAQYVIEGRNETTIHRVECPLVERESC is encoded by the coding sequence ATGGCTTCAGTTAAAGATGTCGCACGGCTGGCGGGGGTTTCCTTCATGACCGTTTCCAGGGCACTCAACACTCCGGAAAAGCTGAACCAGGAAACCCTGGCGAAAGTTCGTCAAGCGGTCGAGGCCTTGGGCTATGTCCCCAGCCTTTCTGCTCGCAAGATCCGTGGTGGTCACTCCAGTGGCAAGACCATTGGCGTCTTCGCGCTGGATACCGCGACAACCCCCTTCGCCGTGGAAATGCTCCTTTCAATGGAGCGCACGGCACGAGAAAACGGCTGGAACGTTTTCATCCTCAACGTGTTCGAAGCGCCGCCGAGTCAGCAGGCCATCGACCTGATGCTGTCCCATCAACCCGACGGGATCATTTTCAGCGCCATGCAGTTACGCACCGTGGAGATCCCCCCGGTGCTGCGCAGCCTGCCGCTGGTGCTGAGTAATTGCATGAGTTCAGAACCCGGCGTGGCCTGTTACGTGCCCGACGACGCAGACGGTCAGTATCAGGCCGTGCGACAGGTGCTGAAACGAGGCTACCGGCATCCGTTGTGCATCAACCTGCCGCAAGCCAGCCTGGCCTGGGAGCCGCGCCAGATGGGATTGCGTCGTGCCCTCACAGAGGCCGGGATGTCCGCGGACGATGTTCCTCAATACAACCTGTCGACCGATGACGCCTATCAGGAAACGATTGGAGTACTGGAGAACCAATTGCGGGGATTAAAAGGAAGACCGGCATTCGATCTGCTTATTTGCGGTAACGACCGCATCGCGTTGGTCGCCTATCAATTCTTGCTCGGTCGCGGTTTGCGTATTCCGGCCGAGGTGGCGGTTCTGGGTTACGACAATATGATCGGTGTTGCCGAGTTGTTCTATCCGCCGTTGAGCACTGTGCAACTGCCGTATTACGAGATGGGGCGTCGCGCTGCCCAGTATGTGATTGAAGGCAGGAACGAAACCACGATTCACAGGGTTGAATGCCCGCTGGTTGAGCGTGAGTCCTGTTAA
- a CDS encoding ABC transporter ATP-binding protein has protein sequence MSTQPASALSVTNIQKSFGNAHVLKGISLEAHKGDVISILGASGSGKSTFLRCINLLETPDQGIISVNGEVIEMKQHADGRQTPSNGRQVERMRSCLGMVFQAFNLFAHMTVLQNVIEGPMRVLKRSRAECIEEAEALLHKVGLYDRRDYYPAHLSGGQQQRVAIARALAMNPQVMLFDEPTSALDPELVGEVLRVMRSLAEEGRTMLVVTHEMGFARHVSNRVVFMHGGLIDAQGTPAELFEGLPTERFRQFVSSHNDRSAE, from the coding sequence ATGAGCACTCAGCCCGCTTCAGCCTTGTCGGTAACTAACATTCAGAAGTCCTTCGGCAACGCACATGTCCTCAAGGGCATTTCCCTGGAAGCCCACAAGGGCGACGTGATCTCGATCCTCGGCGCCAGTGGATCCGGTAAAAGTACTTTCCTGCGTTGCATTAACCTTCTGGAAACGCCCGATCAAGGCATCATTAGCGTCAATGGTGAAGTGATCGAAATGAAGCAGCATGCCGACGGCCGCCAGACCCCGAGCAACGGCCGCCAGGTTGAACGCATGCGCAGTTGCCTGGGCATGGTCTTCCAGGCGTTCAACCTGTTCGCGCACATGACGGTGCTGCAGAACGTCATTGAGGGCCCAATGCGGGTTCTCAAGCGCTCCCGTGCCGAATGTATCGAGGAAGCTGAGGCCCTGTTGCACAAGGTCGGCCTGTACGATCGCCGCGACTATTACCCCGCGCACTTGTCCGGCGGACAGCAGCAACGCGTAGCGATAGCGCGCGCACTGGCGATGAATCCCCAAGTCATGTTGTTCGACGAGCCGACCTCGGCACTTGACCCTGAACTCGTTGGAGAGGTGTTGCGGGTGATGCGTTCTCTGGCCGAAGAAGGCCGCACCATGCTAGTAGTCACGCACGAGATGGGCTTTGCCCGGCACGTGTCGAATCGGGTGGTGTTCATGCACGGTGGCCTGATCGACGCCCAGGGTACGCCAGCAGAACTGTTCGAAGGTTTGCCCACCGAACGCTTTCGGCAATTCGTCTCCAGCCATAACGACAGAAGTGCCGAGTAA
- a CDS encoding ABC transporter permease, translated as MIDFPFLADTMLKLLAALPTTLTLFFSSLVIGLTLSVGIVSLRVSRWWFFSYPARFYIMLFRGTPLLIQMFLIYYGLGQFPAIRDSFAWVLLRSPYGCAVASLALCTAGYTAEIIRGGLLSVPQGQIEAGKAVGMSPWELLRRIIAPVTLRQALPAYSTEAILLVKSTALASLVTVWDVTGVAQQIIQRTYRTMEVFICAALIYLVLNFLVVRAVAWLEYRLSPHLRERPVDAIKKASPSLPTHS; from the coding sequence ATGATCGATTTTCCGTTCCTCGCGGACACCATGCTCAAGCTTCTGGCCGCGCTACCCACCACGCTGACGCTGTTTTTCAGCTCATTGGTGATCGGCCTGACCCTGTCTGTCGGCATTGTCAGCCTGCGGGTCAGCCGCTGGTGGTTTTTCAGCTACCCAGCGCGGTTCTACATCATGTTGTTTCGCGGTACGCCGCTGCTGATTCAAATGTTCCTGATTTACTACGGACTGGGCCAGTTCCCGGCCATTCGCGACAGCTTCGCCTGGGTACTGCTTCGGTCGCCCTATGGCTGCGCGGTAGCTTCACTGGCCTTGTGTACTGCTGGTTATACCGCCGAAATCATTCGCGGCGGACTGCTCAGCGTGCCACAGGGGCAGATTGAGGCGGGCAAGGCCGTGGGCATGTCGCCCTGGGAACTGCTACGCCGGATCATTGCGCCGGTTACCTTGCGCCAGGCCCTGCCGGCCTACTCCACCGAAGCCATTTTGCTGGTCAAGTCCACGGCGCTGGCCAGCCTGGTGACTGTCTGGGACGTCACTGGCGTCGCTCAACAGATCATCCAGCGCACCTATCGCACGATGGAAGTGTTCATTTGCGCGGCCTTGATCTACCTGGTGCTGAATTTCCTGGTCGTGCGTGCTGTCGCCTGGCTCGAGTATCGCCTCTCGCCGCACTTGCGTGAGCGGCCGGTCGACGCCATCAAAAAAGCCAGCCCTTCGCTGCCTACCCATTCTTGA
- a CDS encoding ABC transporter permease has product MNLLQLLSFGDSGWGMALLKAAGMTVILTLAALLVGAVFGSLVAAAKLSRQRSLRWLGDLYSILFRGIPELLVIYLFYFGGASVVTAVGHWFGGEGYIDVPPFLVGALAVGLISGSYQAEVYRGAFLAVSKGELEAGLAIGMTRAMRFKRILVPQVLRFALPGLGNVWQMSLKDSALISVIGLVELMRASQVAAGSTRQYFTFYIIGGAVYLILTGLSGRLFHMAEARVRRTRQRSPV; this is encoded by the coding sequence ATGAACCTCTTGCAGCTACTCAGTTTCGGTGACTCAGGCTGGGGAATGGCGCTGCTCAAGGCAGCGGGCATGACCGTGATATTGACCCTGGCAGCCCTGCTGGTGGGGGCGGTATTTGGCAGCCTGGTCGCTGCTGCCAAGCTATCCCGCCAGCGCAGTTTGCGCTGGCTGGGAGATCTGTACTCGATACTGTTCAGGGGGATCCCCGAGTTGCTGGTGATCTACTTGTTCTATTTTGGTGGAGCCAGTGTGGTGACCGCGGTTGGCCACTGGTTCGGCGGTGAAGGCTATATCGACGTGCCGCCCTTTCTGGTCGGGGCGTTGGCGGTCGGGCTGATTTCCGGCTCCTATCAGGCTGAAGTCTACCGTGGCGCTTTTCTCGCGGTGTCCAAAGGCGAACTTGAAGCCGGGCTGGCCATTGGCATGACCCGCGCGATGCGCTTCAAACGGATTCTGGTCCCCCAGGTGCTGCGATTCGCGCTGCCCGGGTTGGGCAATGTCTGGCAAATGAGCCTGAAAGACTCAGCGCTGATTTCAGTCATCGGTTTGGTGGAGTTGATGCGTGCCAGTCAGGTCGCGGCCGGATCCACTCGTCAATATTTCACGTTCTACATCATCGGGGGCGCTGTGTACCTCATTCTCACTGGCCTGTCCGGTCGGCTTTTCCATATGGCTGAAGCTCGCGTGCGCCGTACGCGTCAGCGCAGCCCAGTCTAG